TTGCAAAATTTGCCGCTACTGGTAAGAGAACTAAGAAAAAAGATTTAGGTATGATGGCAATGACTTACGGATATGTTTATGTTGCTCAAATAGCAATGGGTGCTGATAAAGCACAAACATTAAAAGCTATAAAAGAAGCAGAAGCATATAAAGGACCATCACTTATAATCGCTTATGCACCATGTATTAATCATGGTCTTAAAGTTGGAATGGGATGTACACAACTTGAGACTAAGAGAGCTGTTGAATCAGGATACTGGGCTATGTATAGATTTAATCCAGATCTTAAAGATGCAGGAAAGAACCCATTCGTATTAGACTCTAAAGAACCAACTACTTCATTTAGAGATTACCTAATGGGCGAAGTAAGATATTCTTCACTTGCAAAAAGTTTCCCAGAAGTTGCAGAAGAATTATTTGTTAAAACAGAAAATGATGCTAAAGAAAGATTAGCAGGATACAAAAAACTTGCTAGTGAAAAATAGTATTTAACACTTTTAAAAAAAGGAAGATGAATTAAATTTCATCTTCCTTTTTCATTTACACTAATTTAATAAAAAAAATTTAAAAAACCCTTTTATTATTTTATGTTTTAGGGTAGAATTAAGATATACTGAAACTAGGAGGTACTACATTATGAATGAAGATAAAAATACATCATGCGGATGTGGTGGTCACGAACATGACCATGAAAATAAAGGTTGCGGATGCGGTGGCCATGATAATGAAGAAAAAAATGAAGGTTGTGGATGTGGTGGTCATGAACATGAACATGAGCATGAAGGCTGTGGTTGCGGATGTGGCGAAGGCGAAGCATTAACAGTAGATTTAGAGGATGAAAATGGTAACGTAGTTCCATGTGAAATAGTAGATGGATTTACTTATAAAGAAAATGAATATGCTTTAGTTCAAAACCCTGAAGATGATTCAATATATCTTTTCAAGGTAATTGGAGATGAAGAAACAGGCGAATTAATTATACCTGAAGATGAAGAGTTTGCAGAAGTAACTGCATATTATGAAGAATTAATTAAAGACGAAAAATAATTCTAGGAGGAGCCGTTGCAAATGCAGCGGCTTCTTTTTAAATTAAAATCAGTATTAGCAATAACATTATGGTAATAATATTATAAGGTATTTCTAAGGGAGGTATAGATTTGAAGGAAAAATTAGCTATTTTTGATGTGGATTACAC
This window of the Clostridium estertheticum genome carries:
- a CDS encoding DUF1292 domain-containing protein, producing the protein MNEDKNTSCGCGGHEHDHENKGCGCGGHDNEEKNEGCGCGGHEHEHEHEGCGCGCGEGEALTVDLEDENGNVVPCEIVDGFTYKENEYALVQNPEDDSIYLFKVIGDEETGELIIPEDEEFAEVTAYYEELIKDEK